A single region of the Candidatus Protochlamydia amoebophila UWE25 genome encodes:
- a CDS encoding tetratricopeptide repeat protein, translating into MSFSFNKLLILFTLSYSWLVSASQGFLEEKNLNKTANLPIRETLQERLTSLALEGDMNAQYKLGMLLMNGEKEDCLKGVEWLEIAAEQGQVEAQLTLGKMYQIGLKVERNSLTSLYWISQAALQGNEKAIQSLKNLFSTFQELYSIHLPKEERNYWKIDNHQVSIDEYIIESVPLNETVTHWSQIFTISFMSKKILNRDFKTALSSMNAVKELMRKNYGGKAKLTPIQVTDNDVIYESFIPLNKTNQFENEIVRLIRTPRGLYRIAYSRKNSYIDDKTKHKWLKSLCEADLIKLK; encoded by the coding sequence ATGTCATTTTCTTTCAATAAGTTACTTATTTTATTTACATTGTCTTACAGCTGGCTAGTTAGTGCTTCACAAGGGTTTTTAGAAGAAAAAAATTTGAATAAAACGGCTAATTTGCCTATTCGGGAAACACTTCAAGAAAGATTAACTTCTTTAGCTCTTGAAGGGGATATGAACGCCCAGTACAAGCTTGGCATGTTATTAATGAATGGCGAAAAAGAGGATTGTCTTAAAGGCGTTGAATGGCTTGAAATAGCGGCGGAGCAAGGCCAAGTTGAGGCTCAACTGACTTTAGGAAAGATGTATCAAATAGGCTTGAAAGTCGAAAGAAATTCTCTTACCTCTCTATACTGGATTTCACAAGCGGCATTGCAAGGAAATGAAAAAGCTATTCAATCCTTAAAAAACTTATTTTCGACTTTTCAAGAGTTATACAGTATTCATTTACCAAAAGAAGAGAGGAACTATTGGAAAATAGATAATCATCAGGTGAGTATTGACGAGTATATTATTGAGTCTGTCCCATTAAATGAAACTGTTACTCATTGGTCGCAAATTTTTACTATTTCGTTTATGTCCAAAAAAATATTAAATCGAGATTTTAAAACAGCCTTGAGCAGTATGAATGCTGTTAAAGAATTGATGAGAAAAAATTATGGGGGCAAGGCTAAATTGACTCCTATACAGGTGACAGATAATGATGTAATTTATGAGTCTTTTATCCCTCTTAATAAAACGAATCAGTTTGAAAATGAAATTGTCAGACTTATTAGAACTCCACGAGGTTTGTATCGGATTGCTTATTCGAGAAAAAATTCGTATATTGACGATAAAACCAAGCATAAGTGGTTAAAAAGTTTGTGTGAAGCAGATTTGATCAAACTGAAGTAA
- the gnd gene encoding decarboxylating NADP(+)-dependent phosphogluconate dehydrogenase has product MTQADIGLIGLAVMGQNLVLNMNDHGYTVAVYNRTTSKVDEFLDGPAKGTKVIGAHSLKDLISQLKRPRRVMLMVKAGEPVDNFIEQCLPYLEKGDILIDGGNSLFTDTNRRCNSLKEKGIIFIGTGISGGEEGARHGPSIMPGGNPEGWPHIKEIFQSISAKVEGEPCCDWVGDQGAGHYVKMVHNGIEYGDMQLISEAYYLLKEALHLNQNELYQVFADWNKGDLDSYLIEITSKIFKVNDEDGKPLVDKILDVAGQKGTGKWTVINALDLGMPLTLIGEAVFARCLSALKDERVAASELLKGPDAKFEGNREEFIQAIREALYSSKIISYTQGFMLMQQAAAEYKWQLNYGAIALMWRGGCIIRSQFLGKIKEAFKLNPNLKSLLLDEYFLQEIQKRQKGWRKVVSKSVELGIATPCFNTALVFYDGYRTAKLPANLLQAQRDFFGAHTYERGDRARGQYFHTDWSGTGGKVSSGSYNA; this is encoded by the coding sequence ATGACACAAGCAGATATTGGTTTAATCGGTCTAGCCGTAATGGGACAAAATCTCGTTCTTAATATGAACGATCATGGATACACGGTTGCTGTTTATAATAGGACAACTTCCAAGGTAGATGAATTTTTAGATGGGCCAGCAAAAGGCACAAAAGTCATTGGGGCTCATTCATTAAAAGATTTGATTAGTCAGTTGAAACGGCCACGCCGTGTGATGCTAATGGTTAAAGCAGGTGAACCTGTCGATAATTTTATTGAGCAATGTCTTCCTTATCTTGAAAAAGGTGACATACTTATCGATGGAGGAAATAGCTTATTTACAGACACAAATCGCCGTTGTAATAGTTTGAAAGAAAAAGGAATTATTTTTATTGGAACGGGAATTTCTGGAGGAGAGGAGGGAGCTCGTCATGGTCCTTCTATTATGCCTGGAGGAAATCCTGAGGGATGGCCACATATTAAAGAAATTTTTCAATCCATCAGTGCTAAAGTTGAAGGGGAACCTTGTTGTGATTGGGTAGGCGATCAAGGAGCTGGGCATTACGTTAAAATGGTTCATAATGGGATCGAATATGGCGACATGCAGCTGATTTCAGAAGCTTATTATTTGTTGAAAGAAGCTCTTCATCTTAATCAAAACGAATTATATCAGGTGTTTGCAGATTGGAATAAAGGAGATTTGGATAGCTATTTAATCGAAATCACTTCGAAAATATTTAAAGTGAATGATGAAGACGGAAAACCACTTGTAGATAAAATTTTAGACGTTGCAGGTCAAAAAGGCACAGGAAAATGGACAGTGATTAATGCATTGGATTTAGGAATGCCTTTAACATTAATTGGAGAGGCAGTTTTTGCAAGATGTTTGTCTGCTTTAAAAGATGAACGGGTAGCTGCAAGCGAGTTATTGAAAGGGCCTGATGCCAAATTTGAAGGAAATAGGGAAGAGTTTATTCAAGCAATTCGAGAAGCTCTTTATTCCTCAAAAATCATTAGTTATACTCAAGGTTTTATGTTAATGCAACAAGCGGCAGCAGAATATAAATGGCAGCTTAATTATGGGGCAATTGCCTTAATGTGGCGTGGTGGATGTATTATCCGCAGTCAATTTTTGGGCAAAATTAAAGAAGCATTTAAACTAAATCCAAACCTCAAGAGTTTACTTCTTGATGAATACTTTCTTCAAGAAATTCAAAAGCGGCAAAAAGGGTGGAGAAAAGTCGTTTCTAAATCAGTTGAGCTTGGAATTGCCACTCCTTGTTTTAATACTGCCTTGGTGTTTTACGATGGTTATCGCACAGCAAAATTACCTGCCAATCTCTTACAAGCTCAAAGAGATTTCTTTGGGGCTCATACCTATGAACGAGGAGATCGGGCTCGAGGACAATATTTTCATACAGATTGGTCAGGCACCGGTGGAAAGGTGAGTTCAGGTTCGTACAACGCTTAA
- a CDS encoding lysophospholipid acyltransferase family protein: MNPLYRFSNFILRLGFRFFYHFRLFGKENLPTGKSILAPNHTSLMDPPLMMRTTWPEEVHFLAHTHLFTFFSKTLLKAFNAHPTKDLHSFRVLQQLLCQDKKVVIFPEGGISRTGELIPFHTGLARLALRTRSPIIPTYISGTFQAWPRTHSFPSFGHPIVCVFGKPIAIEPFLKSNAKEASQELTTVVRHKIEALKQWSDNGCIGNIPS, translated from the coding sequence ATGAATCCATTATATAGATTTTCCAATTTTATCCTTCGGTTAGGCTTTCGCTTTTTTTACCATTTTCGATTATTTGGAAAAGAAAATTTACCGACTGGCAAATCCATTTTAGCTCCTAATCACACCTCTCTTATGGATCCTCCTTTGATGATGCGAACAACTTGGCCCGAAGAGGTTCATTTTTTAGCTCATACCCATTTATTTACTTTTTTTTCAAAAACGCTTTTAAAAGCATTTAATGCTCATCCCACTAAAGACCTACATTCCTTTCGAGTCTTACAACAACTTCTTTGCCAAGACAAAAAAGTTGTTATTTTTCCCGAAGGAGGGATTTCTAGAACAGGAGAATTGATCCCTTTTCATACAGGACTTGCTAGACTTGCTCTTCGTACGCGCTCTCCCATTATACCCACATACATTTCAGGAACATTCCAAGCTTGGCCAAGAACACATTCTTTTCCTAGCTTTGGACACCCCATTGTTTGTGTATTTGGAAAGCCGATTGCTATAGAACCTTTTCTTAAATCGAATGCTAAAGAAGCTAGCCAAGAATTGACAACAGTCGTCAGACACAAAATTGAAGCTCTCAAACAATGGTCTGACAATGGCTGTATAGGAAACATTCCTAGCTAA
- the cmk gene encoding (d)CMP kinase, whose translation MIITIDGPVATGKSTIAKKLAESIGFIFFDTGAMYRALTFGILKNQIDLSDPDTLQNYLDHFQFDIKVIHHDRHYFVDKEDVSKLIRGKEVTSSVSKVSAIKAVREKLMAIQRELAEGVNAVFEGRDMGTVVFPNANIKIFLTGRNDVRAKRRYDELTSKFPEETKELTLEKCLEEITKRDNYDSTREYSPLCQAEDAFVIDTSDLSIDEVVYKILEYKDTIKTKRPS comes from the coding sequence ATGATCATTACTATTGATGGACCTGTTGCAACAGGAAAAAGTACAATTGCAAAAAAACTTGCGGAATCTATTGGTTTTATTTTTTTTGATACAGGCGCTATGTACCGTGCTCTTACATTTGGAATCTTAAAAAATCAAATTGATCTTTCCGATCCTGACACTCTTCAAAACTATCTTGACCACTTTCAATTTGATATCAAAGTGATTCATCATGACAGGCATTATTTTGTTGATAAAGAAGATGTCTCCAAGCTTATTCGCGGAAAAGAAGTCACTTCATCTGTTTCTAAAGTCTCTGCCATTAAAGCTGTTCGAGAAAAACTCATGGCAATTCAACGCGAGCTTGCGGAGGGGGTAAATGCTGTGTTTGAAGGTCGCGATATGGGAACTGTTGTTTTTCCTAATGCGAACATCAAAATTTTTCTGACTGGACGCAATGATGTGCGTGCGAAAAGACGGTATGATGAATTAACCTCAAAATTCCCCGAGGAAACAAAAGAACTTACTTTAGAAAAATGTTTGGAAGAAATCACTAAACGAGATAACTATGATTCTACTCGTGAATATTCTCCTTTATGCCAAGCAGAAGACGCTTTTGTTATCGATACTTCTGATTTAAGCATCGATGAGGTTGTTTATAAGATATTAGAATATAAAGACACCATTAAGACGAAACGGCCAAGTTAG
- a CDS encoding phosphatidate cytidylyltransferase — MANQFKQRVVTSSVTIFLVIISIYFSHVPYFKPIFVLLNAAIISLALLEYYQLAHYKGFQPLNLLGVGTTTAYVISSFYAGQEPNLSDLPLFVLLGCLLLFFLAYFNKQLEPLGNIAVNLFGIGYVVIPLTCALQINYFSSPHITDGRLWLAYALAVTKMTDVGGYISGKIFGKIKLASHISPKKTIEGSIGGLILSLLTSLAFYYFVFPFKHPISFWQSIWLGIVISVLSQFGDLSESILKRDAGVKDSSQLPGLGGILDMTDSLVFTLPLVYLWLKVS; from the coding sequence TTGGCAAATCAGTTTAAACAACGAGTTGTCACAAGCAGCGTGACTATTTTCTTAGTCATTATCTCGATTTATTTTTCTCATGTTCCTTACTTTAAACCTATTTTTGTATTACTTAATGCAGCAATTATCTCATTGGCTCTTCTCGAGTATTATCAATTGGCACATTATAAAGGATTTCAACCTTTAAATTTATTAGGTGTGGGAACAACAACAGCTTATGTCATCAGCAGTTTTTACGCTGGACAAGAACCCAATTTATCTGATCTTCCTCTTTTTGTTTTATTAGGCTGTCTTCTACTATTTTTTTTAGCCTATTTTAATAAACAGTTAGAACCCTTAGGTAATATTGCTGTCAACCTATTCGGAATTGGCTATGTCGTCATCCCTTTGACATGTGCTTTGCAAATCAATTATTTTTCATCTCCTCATATAACTGATGGACGTTTGTGGCTCGCCTATGCACTTGCTGTTACCAAAATGACAGATGTTGGTGGATATATAAGCGGAAAAATTTTCGGAAAAATCAAATTAGCTTCTCATATTAGCCCCAAAAAAACTATCGAAGGTTCCATTGGAGGTTTAATATTGTCTCTTTTGACTAGCCTAGCTTTTTATTATTTTGTATTCCCTTTTAAACATCCAATCTCCTTTTGGCAAAGTATATGGCTAGGAATAGTCATCAGTGTACTTTCTCAATTCGGAGACTTATCTGAATCCATCTTAAAGAGAGACGCTGGGGTCAAAGATAGCAGTCAACTACCGGGTTTAGGGGGCATCCTTGATATGACAGATTCTCTTGTTTTTACCTTGCCTTTAGTGTATCTTTGGCTAAAAGTTTCATGA
- the uppS gene encoding polyprenyl diphosphate synthase, with protein sequence MLIDHAVIPLQESSSYFLPSQLESLNFSRIPQHIAIIPDGNRRWARKRLSSSNEGHREGADILMETVKAAKELGIKAITFYTFSTENWSRSFDEISALMLLFASYLSEQCDSMIQNGIKLETIGELDPLPEFLKDTLKETKKATCACDQIDLILAMNYGSRNELQRAFTRILDEVEQGNLKKEEVNETTIAQYLDTHQWPDPELLIRTSGEMRISNFLLWQISYTEIYIAPVLWPDFTPNHLLEAIVDYQKRERRWGGV encoded by the coding sequence ATGTTGATTGATCACGCTGTTATACCATTGCAAGAAAGTTCTAGCTATTTCTTGCCATCGCAACTAGAGAGTTTAAATTTTTCTCGTATCCCACAACACATCGCCATTATTCCTGACGGCAATCGACGTTGGGCAAGAAAACGATTATCCAGCTCAAATGAAGGACACCGAGAAGGAGCTGATATTTTAATGGAAACCGTTAAAGCAGCAAAGGAACTTGGAATTAAAGCAATTACATTCTATACATTTTCTACTGAAAACTGGTCTCGTTCATTTGATGAAATTTCTGCTCTCATGCTTTTATTTGCCTCTTATCTAAGCGAACAATGTGATTCAATGATTCAAAATGGAATTAAATTAGAAACCATCGGTGAGCTTGATCCTCTTCCTGAATTTTTAAAAGACACTTTGAAGGAAACAAAAAAAGCTACTTGTGCATGTGATCAAATTGATTTAATTCTTGCTATGAACTACGGTTCTCGCAATGAACTACAACGGGCTTTTACGAGGATATTAGATGAAGTCGAACAGGGAAATTTGAAAAAAGAAGAAGTGAACGAAACAACTATCGCTCAATATTTAGACACCCATCAATGGCCAGATCCTGAGCTATTAATTCGAACAAGTGGTGAAATGAGAATTAGTAATTTTCTTCTTTGGCAAATTTCTTATACAGAAATTTATATTGCACCTGTCCTTTGGCCAGATTTTACTCCTAATCATCTTCTGGAAGCCATTGTCGATTATCAAAAAAGAGAAAGAAGATGGGGAGGCGTATAA
- the lepA gene encoding translation elongation factor 4, with the protein MHCHNLNNIRNFSIIAHIDHGKSTLADRLLELTNTVAARDMQEQLLDDMDLERERGITIKAHPVTMYYKGNDGQTYQINLIDTPGHVDFTYEVSRSLAACEGAILVVDAGQGVQAQSLANVHLALERNLEIVPVINKIDLPAADVEGVRKQIEDVIGLDASDAIGCSAKSGLGVKDVLERILTAVPPPQEPKDNLLRALVFDSHYDVYRGVMVYIRVMSGEIKRGSLIKMMATNKNFEVLEVGMFTPKEKPVEQLRPGEVGYMIANIKTPSDVKIGDTITLQKYPAPEALPGFKIISPVVFAGIYPIDATEFEGLRDALGKLQLNDSALHIEQESSTALGFGFRCGFLGLLHLEIVFERIQREFNIDIISTAPSVIYRFTLDDGVVKTVDNPAHYPDPTFIRMVEEPWVKCHIMIPSEYLGAIMNLGMDKRGVCTKTETMDARRLLLTYRLPLNEIITDFNDKLKSITKGYGSFDYEFDCYEPSEIIKLEIRVNEEPVDAFSCLVHRTKAESKGRAICAKLVEVIPMQLFKVPIQAAIGGKVVARETIRAITKNVTAKCYGGDISRKRKLWEKQKKGKKRMKEIGKVNIPQSAFMEVLKAGD; encoded by the coding sequence ATGCATTGCCACAATTTAAACAATATCCGCAATTTCTCAATCATTGCTCATATAGATCACGGAAAATCTACGCTTGCTGATCGTCTACTAGAGTTAACTAATACAGTTGCTGCCCGCGATATGCAAGAGCAATTGTTAGATGACATGGATCTGGAAAGAGAAAGAGGCATTACGATCAAAGCCCACCCTGTCACAATGTATTATAAAGGGAATGATGGGCAAACTTATCAAATTAACCTCATTGACACTCCAGGCCACGTTGACTTTACTTATGAAGTTTCGCGTTCTTTAGCGGCCTGTGAAGGAGCCATCCTTGTTGTTGATGCAGGTCAAGGCGTGCAAGCACAGAGCCTAGCCAACGTACATTTAGCTTTGGAAAGAAATCTAGAAATTGTTCCTGTTATCAACAAAATTGATCTTCCAGCAGCCGATGTAGAAGGAGTGCGTAAACAAATCGAAGATGTGATTGGATTAGATGCCTCAGATGCAATTGGTTGTTCCGCAAAATCTGGTTTAGGTGTCAAAGATGTTCTTGAGAGAATTCTCACAGCAGTACCTCCTCCCCAAGAGCCAAAAGACAATTTATTAAGAGCGCTTGTTTTTGACTCTCACTATGATGTTTATCGAGGTGTCATGGTTTATATTCGTGTCATGAGTGGAGAAATCAAGCGGGGCTCTCTCATTAAAATGATGGCCACCAACAAAAACTTTGAAGTATTAGAAGTGGGAATGTTTACCCCTAAAGAAAAACCTGTTGAACAACTCCGACCCGGAGAAGTCGGTTATATGATTGCCAATATCAAAACCCCTTCTGATGTCAAAATTGGCGATACCATTACTCTGCAAAAATATCCTGCCCCTGAAGCACTTCCAGGTTTTAAAATCATTTCTCCCGTAGTCTTTGCAGGAATCTATCCCATTGACGCAACGGAATTTGAAGGGCTCAGAGATGCATTAGGTAAGCTTCAATTGAATGATTCTGCTTTGCATATTGAGCAAGAAAGTAGTACAGCACTTGGTTTTGGTTTTCGATGTGGATTCCTTGGGTTGCTACACTTAGAGATAGTTTTTGAGCGAATTCAAAGAGAATTTAACATTGATATTATTTCTACAGCTCCTAGTGTCATTTATCGTTTTACACTTGATGATGGAGTAGTCAAAACTGTTGACAACCCCGCTCATTACCCAGATCCCACATTTATTCGAATGGTCGAAGAACCGTGGGTAAAATGTCACATCATGATTCCATCCGAATATTTAGGAGCTATCATGAACCTAGGAATGGATAAACGAGGAGTCTGCACGAAAACAGAGACCATGGATGCTCGTAGATTATTATTAACATATCGTCTTCCTCTCAATGAAATCATTACAGACTTTAATGACAAGTTAAAATCGATTACGAAAGGTTATGGATCTTTTGATTATGAATTTGATTGCTATGAACCAAGTGAAATAATCAAACTTGAAATTCGTGTTAATGAAGAACCTGTTGATGCCTTTTCTTGCTTAGTACACAGAACTAAAGCAGAGAGTAAAGGACGAGCTATCTGTGCTAAATTAGTTGAAGTTATTCCCATGCAGCTCTTTAAGGTTCCTATTCAAGCAGCTATTGGCGGAAAAGTTGTGGCGCGAGAAACAATTCGAGCAATCACCAAAAATGTCACAGCAAAATGCTACGGGGGAGACATTTCTCGTAAACGTAAATTATGGGAAAAGCAAAAAAAGGGTAAAAAACGGATGAAGGAAATCGGAAAAGTAAACATTCCTCAAAGTGCCTTTATGGAAGTATTAAAAGCTGGAGATTAA
- a CDS encoding RhoGEF domain-containing protein, which produces MHPSQEVKSLNLIENVNFDRASNPTGELQGRSVSSSSTHSSPSLQQSRVKLVQEQIGDKIMPGLIRKDSNKEPVIEQISKSELENDSSPIHTRKARSDSLPIFFGSSIKKEKNIKNTPSSTCLQIIPIKKSEVEKTSPIIAIEEKNEAIASILLEIIETEQTFFGNLEKLENLREMIVHQGKFFKFLDKSELQIKQVLENLLGEAHKLKLYSEFFIQALQHKSQTKSNFQTIIGILMGLNYQTFINVPHYYNRYLSCLRKLPSNKLKEKLNDKLKEELNNHFESIAVTMVQRLPRYELFIKSLIEKTEQDLNTYQKEYTDLKKALENVQLAVSKMNQNVTYSIALPSPSSS; this is translated from the coding sequence ATGCATCCATCGCAAGAAGTCAAAAGCTTAAATCTCATTGAGAATGTCAATTTTGACAGAGCATCGAACCCAACAGGCGAATTACAAGGAAGATCAGTTTCCTCCTCTTCCACTCACTCATCACCGAGTTTGCAACAGAGTCGAGTCAAACTTGTGCAAGAACAAATTGGTGACAAAATTATGCCTGGTCTTATTAGGAAAGATTCAAATAAAGAGCCTGTAATAGAGCAAATTTCCAAAAGTGAATTGGAAAATGATAGTTCGCCCATTCATACAAGAAAGGCAAGATCTGATTCTCTGCCTATTTTTTTTGGATCAAGTATAAAGAAAGAAAAAAATATAAAAAACACTCCCTCTTCTACCTGTTTACAAATAATACCAATAAAAAAATCTGAGGTTGAAAAAACTAGTCCCATCATTGCCATCGAAGAGAAGAATGAAGCAATCGCTTCAATTCTTTTAGAAATCATAGAGACAGAACAAACCTTTTTTGGAAATTTAGAAAAACTAGAAAATTTAAGAGAAATGATTGTACACCAAGGAAAATTTTTTAAATTTCTTGATAAATCAGAACTGCAAATCAAACAAGTTTTAGAGAATTTGTTAGGGGAAGCTCACAAACTGAAGCTTTATTCTGAATTTTTCATTCAAGCTTTACAACACAAATCTCAAACCAAATCAAATTTTCAAACGATTATAGGAATTTTGATGGGGTTAAATTATCAAACATTTATTAACGTTCCTCATTATTATAATCGCTATTTGAGTTGTTTGAGAAAGCTTCCCTCGAATAAATTGAAAGAAAAATTGAACGATAAACTAAAAGAAGAGTTGAATAATCATTTCGAATCGATAGCTGTTACAATGGTCCAAAGGCTTCCTAGATATGAATTATTTATTAAAAGTTTAATCGAGAAAACAGAACAAGATTTAAACACTTATCAAAAAGAATATACTGATTTAAAAAAAGCTTTAGAAAATGTTCAATTAGCAGTAAGCAAGATGAACCAAAACGTGACCTACTCCATTGCTTTACCAAGCCCAAGTTCAAGCTGA
- a CDS encoding UTP--glucose-1-phosphate uridylyltransferase has translation MSVNLEQQIRDLQYLVTKLQKTQSTFEKNQIFNNLSVVIDFLQANPALKKMINTLSPEGECALKSLIAIGQGPIILRDFIDQDEKCLNLLKKLMHQLVRIDEFYAYMGGIAGYHLTILSMISSQKTKKNPILNNVNYIKPEGLYLGKETPLVKQMITTGIENLDKIAEIYPVGGAGDRLNLIDETTSTPLPAAVLPFLGKTLLEGLIRDLQAREYLYFKLYNRQIQTPIAMMTSMEKNNHAHILDICQHSNWFGRSAELFHFFIQPLVPVVTEEGNWSLSALLTLNLKPGGHGVIWKLAEEQGVFAWLHEIGIHQALVRQINNPLASVDNSIFGLIGIGCKKKKAFGFLSCERLLNSAEGTNVVIETYYPDFFEYRLTNIEYTDFTLRGIGEEPAEKGSSFSIYPTNTNILFVHIPAIQDALRLCPIPGQLINMKAKVPYIDAQGIISQISGGRLESTMQNIADYMMDRFPNPLSKESLKKELKTFIVFNDRCKTISTTKNTYKPAESPISTPENAYYDVLLNNQRLLASYCQITVPPEQFFEDQLQNGPSCLFLFHPALGPLYSIIQQKISFGRLSKGSELQIELAEVDLKQIDLEGSLILESSTPLGQYNEQGILHYGKEPRCSLHHVTIRNRGIDFQNTQQFWKNDLVRHECMKVVLKEGAEFYAEHLTIVGNQCFEVPAHHRLTLKSTSGNNWIEELTPIQQPTWTWLYQIDSNNTIQLTKKFNSNF, from the coding sequence ATGAGTGTAAATTTAGAGCAGCAAATTCGAGATTTGCAATATTTGGTAACCAAACTGCAAAAAACGCAATCGACATTTGAAAAAAATCAAATCTTCAATAACCTTTCAGTTGTCATTGATTTTCTTCAAGCAAACCCTGCCCTAAAAAAAATGATAAATACCTTAAGTCCTGAGGGAGAATGTGCACTCAAATCTTTGATCGCGATCGGTCAAGGCCCTATTATTCTCCGCGATTTCATTGACCAAGATGAAAAATGTCTTAATCTATTGAAAAAATTGATGCACCAACTTGTTAGGATTGATGAATTTTATGCTTATATGGGAGGAATTGCTGGTTATCATTTAACAATCTTATCCATGATTTCTTCTCAAAAAACAAAAAAAAATCCCATTCTCAACAACGTTAATTATATTAAGCCAGAAGGACTTTATTTAGGTAAAGAAACACCCCTAGTTAAACAAATGATTACAACAGGGATAGAAAATCTAGATAAAATTGCTGAAATTTACCCAGTGGGTGGAGCGGGAGATCGGCTTAATCTTATTGACGAAACTACCTCAACTCCACTTCCCGCAGCTGTTTTACCTTTTTTAGGGAAAACACTACTAGAAGGATTAATCAGAGATTTACAAGCAAGAGAATATCTTTACTTTAAACTTTACAATCGGCAAATCCAAACGCCTATCGCCATGATGACCTCAATGGAAAAAAATAATCATGCGCATATTTTAGACATTTGCCAACATTCAAACTGGTTCGGTAGATCTGCGGAACTCTTTCATTTTTTTATTCAACCTCTTGTTCCTGTTGTTACAGAAGAAGGAAATTGGTCTTTATCAGCTCTCTTAACTTTAAACTTGAAACCTGGAGGACACGGAGTCATCTGGAAGTTAGCTGAAGAACAAGGAGTGTTTGCTTGGCTACATGAAATCGGAATTCATCAAGCATTAGTCAGACAAATCAATAACCCCCTAGCTAGTGTGGATAACTCAATCTTTGGTTTAATCGGCATTGGCTGTAAAAAGAAAAAAGCTTTTGGTTTTCTTTCTTGCGAGCGCTTACTTAATAGTGCCGAAGGCACAAACGTTGTTATTGAAACCTACTACCCAGACTTTTTTGAATATCGCTTAACGAATATAGAATATACAGATTTTACTTTACGTGGCATCGGGGAAGAACCTGCTGAAAAAGGAAGTTCTTTTTCGATCTACCCCACAAATACCAATATTTTATTTGTCCATATTCCCGCTATACAAGATGCATTAAGGCTCTGCCCCATTCCCGGACAATTAATTAATATGAAAGCTAAGGTTCCTTATATAGATGCACAGGGAATTATTTCTCAAATTTCTGGTGGAAGACTTGAATCGACCATGCAAAATATTGCCGATTACATGATGGATCGCTTTCCGAACCCATTATCAAAGGAAAGCTTAAAAAAAGAATTAAAGACCTTTATCGTATTTAACGATCGCTGTAAAACCATTTCTACAACAAAAAACACTTATAAACCTGCAGAATCGCCTATTTCCACTCCTGAAAATGCTTACTATGATGTTTTATTAAATAATCAAAGATTATTAGCATCCTATTGTCAAATCACAGTCCCTCCTGAGCAATTTTTTGAAGATCAACTTCAAAATGGACCTTCTTGCCTATTTCTCTTTCATCCTGCATTAGGTCCTCTTTATTCTATTATTCAACAAAAAATAAGCTTTGGACGTCTCTCAAAAGGTTCGGAGCTCCAAATCGAATTAGCAGAAGTAGATTTAAAACAAATTGATCTTGAAGGAAGTTTAATTCTTGAATCTTCTACACCACTTGGACAGTATAATGAACAAGGTATTCTCCATTACGGTAAAGAACCCCGCTGCTCCCTTCATCATGTGACAATTAGAAATCGAGGAATTGATTTTCAAAACACACAACAATTTTGGAAAAATGATCTGGTTAGGCATGAATGTATGAAAGTGGTTTTGAAAGAAGGGGCAGAGTTTTATGCTGAGCATCTTACAATAGTTGGGAATCAATGTTTTGAAGTTCCTGCTCATCATCGTTTAACTTTGAAATCGACTTCTGGAAATAATTGGATCGAAGAATTGACTCCAATCCAACAACCAACTTGGACATGGCTTTACCAAATCGATTCGAACAATACCATCCAACTCACTAAAAAATTTAACTCAAATTTTTAG
- a CDS encoding SWIB/MDM2 domain-containing protein translates to MTKDTKDKKNSAFMRPVQVSEVLAEIVGNGPMPRTEVTKRVWDYIKKNKLQDQTNKRNINPDAKLGKVLGSDQSIDMFKMTSKIAKHLKEPEMSSTKQ, encoded by the coding sequence ATGACAAAAGATACTAAAGACAAAAAAAATTCTGCGTTTATGAGACCCGTGCAAGTTAGCGAAGTTCTTGCTGAAATCGTTGGAAATGGCCCTATGCCAAGAACTGAAGTGACCAAACGTGTATGGGATTATATCAAAAAAAATAAATTACAAGATCAAACCAATAAACGTAATATCAATCCCGATGCCAAACTTGGTAAAGTATTGGGATCAGATCAATCAATTGATATGTTTAAAATGACTAGCAAAATTGCCAAGCATTTAAAAGAACCTGAAATGTCTAGTACTAAACAATAA